The following proteins come from a genomic window of Candidatus Thiodiazotropha sp. CDECU1:
- a CDS encoding response regulator, which yields MLVDSSSAAREVLTRRLQSAMPGIDITSCASATEALQRMQQERYSLITTALLLPDMDGLDFCRNIRSSKRHRYAPVIVVSSDADQRLLHEGFNAGVTDYFDKALGFKAFGQFIKSFLEHNPDLCGRILYIEDSKTVSKVTRQMMEQHGMEVVHVTSVETAQSLLEKSHAEHEKGFDLVITDFHLKGEMTGGDLLYFLRVRLRYSQQQLPVLVTTGNEEANTQVEVFSAGANDFVIKPLVEEVVMARVRALLLVKYQYDALLQQTANMERIATTDTLTGTRNRLYLLEEGQRFLTSAPNGWVLIIDLDHFKHINDTKGHLMGDQVLMAMGKLLNLRFSDSLSARFGGEEFVVVTHGDETPVRAEDLRIAVEELDPVGIEVTISIGLACMDDHPGDDLNTLLGHADKALYAAKDAGRNQAYVNKGDIIKPVALEIRF from the coding sequence ATGCTAGTGGATAGCTCCAGCGCCGCCCGTGAGGTATTAACCCGGCGCTTACAGAGTGCCATGCCTGGGATTGATATCACCAGCTGCGCCAGCGCCACCGAGGCCCTGCAACGTATGCAGCAGGAACGCTATTCGTTAATCACCACCGCGCTACTCCTGCCGGACATGGACGGTTTGGACTTCTGCCGCAACATCCGCTCCAGCAAGCGCCACCGTTACGCCCCGGTCATCGTTGTCTCCTCAGATGCCGACCAACGCCTGCTGCACGAAGGCTTCAATGCCGGGGTTACCGACTACTTTGATAAGGCACTCGGTTTCAAGGCTTTCGGCCAGTTCATCAAATCGTTCCTGGAACACAATCCAGACCTCTGCGGCCGCATCCTCTATATCGAGGACAGCAAGACTGTCTCCAAGGTAACCCGACAGATGATGGAACAGCATGGTATGGAGGTGGTTCACGTCACCTCCGTGGAAACCGCTCAATCACTGCTCGAAAAATCCCATGCCGAGCATGAAAAAGGCTTTGACCTGGTGATCACCGATTTTCATCTGAAGGGTGAGATGACCGGTGGCGATCTGCTCTACTTTTTACGCGTACGCCTACGCTACTCGCAGCAGCAGCTACCGGTACTGGTCACTACCGGCAATGAGGAAGCAAACACCCAGGTGGAGGTATTTAGCGCCGGCGCCAACGACTTTGTCATCAAGCCCCTGGTGGAGGAGGTTGTGATGGCTCGGGTTCGTGCATTGCTGCTGGTCAAATACCAGTATGACGCCCTGCTTCAGCAAACGGCGAACATGGAGAGAATTGCCACTACCGACACTCTTACAGGCACCCGTAACCGACTCTATTTACTCGAAGAAGGCCAGCGTTTTCTCACCAGTGCCCCAAACGGTTGGGTATTGATCATCGATCTGGATCACTTCAAACACATCAACGACACAAAGGGTCATCTGATGGGAGATCAGGTCCTGATGGCAATGGGTAAACTCCTGAACCTCCGCTTCAGCGATAGCTTGTCTGCCCGCTTTGGCGGTGAGGAATTTGTCGTCGTCACTCATGGTGACGAAACGCCAGTGCGAGCCGAGGATCTGCGTATAGCAGTGGAGGAACTCGATCCTGTCGGGATCGAGGTCACCATAAGCATCGGCCTTGCTTGTATGGATGACCACCCTGGAGACGATCTCAACACCCTGCTCGGCCATGCCGACAAGGCCCTCTACGCGGCCAAGGACGCAGGCCGCAATCAAGCCTATGTAAACAAGGGTGATATCATTAAACCGGTGGCGTTAGAGATTAGATTCTAA
- a CDS encoding energy transducer TonB, giving the protein MSTHTPAFLISALIHLGLLALVLTGVAQLPSDTPQDTRLAVSLEMFQSPPPPPPEPEPEPVVEVEPEPEPEPEVVEPPPPKPKPKPKPKPKPKPKPQPKPKPQPKPEPPPVEKTVEPVKQPPPPVVPAVDVGLIRRLEAEYKAMLRKAIERNKGYPRRAVRLRQEGEVLVGFIIRRDGVIEALRIVESSGSRLLDKAARSAVEKISGRLPFPEELERDEWEFTIPINYSLR; this is encoded by the coding sequence ATGAGTACCCATACGCCGGCATTTCTGATCTCCGCCCTGATCCATCTGGGGCTGCTGGCGCTGGTGTTGACCGGCGTCGCCCAGTTGCCAAGCGACACTCCACAGGATACCCGCCTGGCGGTGAGCCTGGAGATGTTTCAATCCCCACCTCCTCCGCCACCCGAGCCAGAGCCGGAACCTGTTGTGGAGGTAGAACCAGAGCCCGAACCCGAGCCCGAGGTGGTCGAGCCACCACCACCCAAGCCCAAACCGAAGCCAAAGCCGAAACCTAAACCCAAGCCCAAGCCACAACCGAAACCGAAACCGCAGCCAAAACCTGAGCCGCCGCCAGTTGAGAAAACTGTTGAACCCGTGAAACAGCCCCCTCCACCGGTAGTGCCCGCTGTAGATGTGGGCTTGATCCGACGCCTGGAGGCGGAGTACAAGGCCATGCTGCGCAAGGCTATAGAGCGTAACAAGGGTTACCCACGCCGGGCCGTGCGCCTGCGTCAAGAGGGTGAGGTGCTGGTGGGTTTCATCATCCGCCGGGATGGTGTCATCGAAGCCTTACGCATCGTCGAAAGCTCGGGCAGCCGATTGCTCGACAAGGCCGCCCGTAGCGCAGTGGAGAAAATCAGCGGCAGGCTGCCGTTTCCCGAGGAACTGGAACGCGATGAATGGGAGTTCACCATACCTATCAATTACTCACTGCGTTGA
- a CDS encoding c-type cytochrome — protein MNRIVTRMTRFAAWVIACGLISISAYAGNTYEGYALFNQSCFLCHGTDGKGTGPLAKKLDVSPADLTDGDGGVSDISDRQLFGMIQGTVKHGSGTSAMPQWGLAMPGNQIESIVSFIRFLQKSKHPLLGDPRVGKRVYEDNCAACHGRSGKGDGPLAAVLDLKAMDHTNGAELNKHPNSHLIEIVTFGTPGKSLMPGWKEMLTQDEIIGVISYLRLLPNY, from the coding sequence ATGAACAGAATTGTTACTAGAATGACCAGATTCGCGGCGTGGGTGATCGCATGTGGATTGATATCAATCTCCGCTTACGCAGGCAATACTTACGAGGGTTATGCCCTGTTCAATCAGTCTTGCTTTCTCTGCCATGGTACAGATGGCAAGGGAACCGGACCACTGGCTAAAAAACTCGATGTCTCCCCTGCAGACTTGACCGATGGTGATGGTGGTGTTTCAGACATATCGGACCGACAGCTGTTTGGTATGATCCAGGGCACTGTGAAACACGGTTCGGGGACCAGCGCCATGCCCCAGTGGGGATTGGCCATGCCGGGCAATCAAATCGAATCCATTGTCTCCTTCATACGTTTCTTACAAAAGTCGAAGCACCCCCTGTTAGGTGACCCGCGGGTGGGTAAACGGGTTTATGAAGATAACTGCGCTGCCTGTCATGGTCGATCAGGAAAGGGTGACGGTCCCCTGGCAGCGGTGTTGGACTTGAAAGCGATGGACCATACCAACGGTGCTGAATTGAACAAGCATCCAAACTCTCATCTGATCGAGATTGTAACTTTTGGAACGCCAGGGAAATCATTGATGCCCGGTTGGAAGGAAATGCTTACCCAAGATGAGATCATAGGGGTGATCAGTTATCTGCGTCTGCTACCAAATTACTAA
- a CDS encoding bacteriohemerythrin, which yields MKPFLFWRDDWLLGLQNMDEQHLELADALNDLHLVITHDIEEGQCRNMDQVSRQLSDLAELARRHFQGEEASMQAHDYPGLAEHHREHRLLMAELQAYIREIEAGSKPFSLETLTALKHWQINHVIYSDKMFADFLRCQSRSKNDDKYETIARVQTQTG from the coding sequence ATGAAACCCTTTCTGTTTTGGCGCGATGATTGGCTGCTCGGATTACAAAATATGGACGAGCAGCATCTGGAACTGGCCGACGCCCTGAATGACCTACACCTGGTAATTACCCATGACATAGAAGAGGGTCAATGCAGAAACATGGACCAAGTCAGCCGCCAGCTCTCTGACCTGGCGGAACTGGCACGCCGTCACTTTCAGGGTGAAGAGGCGTCGATGCAGGCACACGACTATCCTGGGCTTGCCGAACACCATCGCGAACATCGCTTGCTCATGGCTGAGCTGCAGGCATATATTCGAGAGATCGAAGCAGGCAGCAAGCCTTTCTCCCTTGAAACCCTGACTGCACTCAAACACTGGCAGATCAATCATGTGATCTACAGTGATAAAATGTTCGCTGACTTTCTAAGGTGCCAGTCTCGCTCAAAGAACGATGACAAGTATGAGACTATCGCCAGAGTTCAGACTCAGACTGGTTAG
- a CDS encoding PEGA domain-containing protein, with translation MGKHLIPDIKGVICITACLPLLSACSGIGGVSGDMPLKVTTEPSGARIYIMGKAIGETPATISQQQLYPTGYDAGNQQMYGTLLIKKAGCQDLKKRIHYQDFNTGLSVKLNCSGTPNISAKQPMPPAAATTHPTTSQQESATAVKSSDSPQNHEPPAGFSPTQQDLPETEKADTNKVPIENSIKQRLIRIDNLRQEGLITEEEYRQARKRILDAL, from the coding sequence ATGGGGAAACATCTAATCCCGGATATCAAGGGTGTAATCTGTATCACTGCCTGTCTACCCTTGCTCTCCGCTTGCAGCGGTATTGGCGGGGTATCGGGTGACATGCCTCTAAAAGTTACAACTGAACCCAGTGGCGCCAGAATCTACATCATGGGAAAAGCGATCGGTGAAACGCCAGCCACAATTTCCCAACAGCAGCTCTACCCCACGGGTTACGATGCCGGCAACCAACAGATGTACGGGACCCTGTTGATCAAAAAGGCAGGGTGTCAAGATCTCAAAAAACGTATCCACTATCAGGACTTCAACACAGGCTTGTCAGTCAAACTCAACTGTAGTGGAACCCCGAACATCTCAGCCAAACAGCCTATGCCCCCCGCTGCAGCAACCACTCACCCGACGACATCACAACAAGAGAGTGCAACAGCGGTTAAGAGTTCCGATTCACCGCAAAATCATGAACCCCCGGCTGGTTTCAGCCCTACTCAACAAGATTTACCAGAGACTGAAAAGGCCGATACCAACAAGGTGCCGATTGAGAATTCGATTAAGCAGCGTCTGATTCGTATCGATAACCTCAGACAAGAGGGCCTGATCACAGAAGAGGAGTATCGACAAGCCCGCAAAAGGATTCTCGATGCATTGTAA
- a CDS encoding GGDEF domain-containing protein produces the protein MSLSNELDKVFLDDLKPLQGVPEQTRLRLLRVVVVGIIGISYLLDAILLFLFTLTDTIYIHVPLYYGLAGLGHVLTFSSLHWSGFSERFENPHMTLWQMVYAICTVVLGLMLAPQISIFFLGHLIVIFTFGALRIRLFELISVWLVTAIAISLAIVFNHNAVPTLIYDELIVSLLVMVSFSLFLLRAIAIGYYGYTMLIRMFNKRRIFENEASHDVLTGIYNRRNLRAILAEQFSLHSRKAIPCSLAMIDVDHFKLINDGFGHVGGDEVLKGLVGLLRHEIRESDKLIRYGGEEFIIIMAATNLSEAEIHLERIRKCVEQFHCEVLPDDFSLTISIGLTEMMEQDQSDDLIGRADSALYTAKRAGRNRTVVQIDNLTEDHKPVFGE, from the coding sequence ATGTCACTGAGCAACGAGCTGGACAAAGTTTTTTTAGATGATCTAAAGCCGCTCCAAGGCGTCCCTGAGCAAACCAGACTTCGCCTGTTACGTGTGGTCGTTGTCGGCATTATTGGAATCAGCTATTTGCTGGATGCCATTCTGCTGTTCCTCTTTACCCTTACCGATACCATTTATATCCATGTGCCGCTCTATTATGGGCTGGCCGGCCTGGGACATGTGTTGACTTTTAGTTCATTGCACTGGAGTGGTTTCAGTGAACGTTTTGAAAATCCCCACATGACTTTGTGGCAGATGGTCTACGCTATCTGTACCGTGGTATTGGGGCTCATGTTAGCGCCTCAAATATCCATTTTCTTTCTTGGGCATTTAATCGTGATATTCACTTTCGGTGCCTTGAGAATCCGCTTGTTTGAGTTGATCTCGGTTTGGCTTGTCACTGCAATCGCTATCTCCCTGGCCATCGTCTTCAATCACAACGCGGTGCCCACCCTGATTTATGACGAACTGATAGTGTCTCTGCTTGTCATGGTCAGTTTTTCCCTTTTTCTGTTGCGTGCCATCGCTATTGGCTATTATGGTTACACGATGCTCATACGTATGTTCAATAAAAGACGCATATTTGAGAACGAGGCATCTCATGACGTCTTGACGGGTATTTACAATCGGCGAAATCTTAGAGCCATCCTTGCGGAGCAGTTCAGTCTCCATTCACGCAAGGCGATCCCTTGTTCCTTGGCAATGATAGACGTCGATCATTTCAAGCTTATCAATGACGGTTTTGGGCATGTGGGTGGTGATGAAGTACTCAAGGGATTGGTTGGGCTGCTTCGGCATGAGATACGTGAATCTGACAAGTTGATTCGTTATGGTGGTGAGGAATTTATTATTATCATGGCGGCTACTAATCTGTCTGAGGCCGAAATTCATCTCGAACGTATTCGTAAATGCGTTGAACAGTTTCATTGTGAAGTGCTTCCCGATGATTTTTCCCTGACCATTTCAATTGGCCTTACGGAAATGATGGAGCAGGATCAATCTGATGACCTGATTGGTCGTGCGGATTCCGCGCTCTATACAGCCAAGCGAGCGGGTAGGAACCGGACTGTGGTTCAAATAGATAATTTGACAGAAGATCATAAGCCGGTCTTTGGCGAATAG
- the dinB gene encoding DNA polymerase IV, giving the protein MTQRLIMHIDLDAFFASIEQRDHPEYQGRPLVVGAQPGKRGVVATCSYEARRYGVRSAMPIGEAARRLPPETVYLRPSMDRYAEVSQQIMAALESISPVVEKVSVDEAFLDISGMQRLIGSPDVIGRQAKALILESVGLTASVGIGPNRLIAKLASEYQKPDGLTIVLADQVQAFLDPQPLTVLRGLGTKSAPILQRLGLRSVADVRRLSLLDLRRHLGDLAGTKIHAQACGIASDTIQRFTERKSISKETTFNQDITDPEIVRDTLHWAAQEVGYIARQEGRKGGVVTLKIRFRGFETHTRSRTLSTPTSVDREIFQQAWALYQAGLWRGRPVRLVGLGISGWDEDSSSVAEQGELFDEITSEPEPKQDHLYRTMDAVSKKFGKQSLHLGIRRRKM; this is encoded by the coding sequence ATGACCCAACGTCTGATCATGCATATCGACCTGGATGCCTTTTTTGCATCCATTGAGCAGCGAGACCATCCTGAGTATCAAGGGCGCCCGCTGGTGGTGGGTGCGCAACCGGGTAAACGTGGCGTGGTTGCCACCTGTTCCTACGAGGCGCGACGCTATGGCGTACGCTCGGCGATGCCGATCGGTGAGGCTGCCCGACGCTTACCGCCGGAGACAGTCTACCTGCGTCCAAGCATGGACCGCTATGCTGAGGTCTCGCAACAGATCATGGCAGCCTTGGAGAGTATCTCCCCGGTGGTAGAGAAGGTCTCTGTGGATGAGGCTTTTCTGGATATCTCGGGCATGCAGCGTCTGATCGGCTCCCCAGATGTCATAGGACGCCAGGCCAAAGCCCTTATCCTGGAGAGTGTGGGATTGACAGCGTCGGTGGGGATCGGCCCCAACCGCCTGATCGCCAAACTCGCCTCCGAGTACCAAAAACCAGACGGCCTGACCATCGTACTGGCGGACCAGGTGCAAGCATTTCTCGATCCCCAACCCCTGACAGTGTTACGCGGATTGGGGACAAAGAGCGCACCGATCCTGCAACGTCTCGGCCTGCGCAGCGTGGCTGACGTTCGTCGACTATCCCTGTTGGATTTACGCCGCCACCTGGGGGACCTGGCCGGTACGAAAATCCATGCCCAGGCCTGTGGCATTGCCTCTGACACAATCCAACGCTTTACCGAGCGCAAGTCAATCTCCAAGGAGACCACCTTCAACCAGGACATAACCGACCCGGAGATAGTGCGCGACACCCTCCACTGGGCAGCCCAGGAGGTGGGCTATATCGCCCGCCAGGAGGGTCGCAAGGGAGGTGTGGTGACGCTAAAGATCCGCTTTCGCGGCTTCGAGACACATACCAGAAGCCGAACCCTGAGCACACCAACATCGGTGGACCGGGAGATCTTCCAACAGGCCTGGGCACTCTACCAGGCCGGTCTGTGGCGAGGACGGCCAGTGCGACTGGTAGGCTTGGGTATCAGTGGTTGGGATGAGGATAGCTCCAGTGTGGCGGAGCAAGGAGAACTATTTGATGAAATCACATCAGAACCCGAGCCCAAACAGGATCATCTCTACCGAACAATGGATGCAGTGAGCAAAAAATTTGGCAAGCAATCGTTGCATCTTGGGATACGGCGTCGAAAAATGTAA